A region of the Hyperolius riggenbachi isolate aHypRig1 chromosome 9, aHypRig1.pri, whole genome shotgun sequence genome:
ataaaaatatgacaatatttttttttttgctaccaatgttctagtaattacccctactacacaaccaattcatgatatcatattttttttcgcttcagtgtctctgaaAGTGCTAGGACACATAAGAACTTTGAGGATCCTCTGTGCAGGGTGTGTTGCTACGCAAGAGAATGTATTCTTTTGTAATGAAAACCCAGGCTCTTCATTTTCTGTAGGGATGGTAGTAATTCCTTGGTATTTGATTTGCATTAGAGCATTTGCATGTGAGTATACAAAGTGTTAATTGATTTTACCCAGCAGATGCAGCATCACATTCAATACTCCACTGAGTTGGGAAAACCTTAACCAAGTTATATTGTAACTGCAACTTGCAGCAGGATGCCTCCTGTTCCCATCCGCCCTACTCTCCTTTCCATAACAAAGAACAAAATCCATCATATGCACATTAAACAAAAGTTACGTACCTGTGTCTCTTGATGGCAGAAGCACTATCTAGCGATGTCAGACATTACAATACTCTCACTATTTATTCACAGAAGATTTGCTATGAATCTttattaaaagcttttttttctttgcttaatCTATTTGCATATTTACAGTACATCATTGTTGTAAAAACAGGCTTTACACTTTGGCTGTATTAGAAGTTTGTCTTTAAATCATCATATCAGAAACAAGAACCAAACTTAGAAAGAAGGAAAAATGCTGTAGGTGAGCAGTAGGGACACTGCCGCATACTATTCCCAGGTGGAAGACCACACCGCTAATGTCAAACGTCTGATTTTCAAATGAGCAGAAGGAGTCAGTAGCGCAGCCATTAACATTTATGTCTTGTAGTGGTCCGCCTGAAAGATAACATCATAAACAATTCACCTTTAGGAAAAACACAAATAAGCAAAAATGTTTATGAAATGTTGATTTGGTAAGCAAGCCTTGAAACACAAGCACAGAATGTATACACGTGAGCGGAAggttcttctccctttgacaTGGCAGGATTGTACTTACCGTAATCCTAGTGTAGTGACACTaaatgtcacatttccatgacATTTTTAAAAGGCAGAAAAGCaagcaactgtcattggataagttccccgtaaagccacagaaaaagaaaaaggttgGGGTAAGAAAACAAAAAGCAATGATCCTATTTTAGTGAaagtcttttttttaactttatacaGAACAGTACTCTCTATTGAATATATGGTAATGTTTGATATTATGCTGGGCGATTTCTATTCTTTTGtagttttatttgtattttttatgttttttttttaaatttatatttttataaaaatgacATGGCCCGTTCCCAtgccccaagcctctttaaccccttcttTCCCATGCAGGATTGTACTGCCAGAATGGCTGAGCAAACTGCAGGCATCATGGCATTTGGCCCTTCATACCGTTCCTGGGCTCTTGGATTGgcctaattccaagctgcatataatttgcattataCTTGCATGCCAGCCAGAAATACCATCCCATTGACTATATTTTATGGAACTTTTTAATTAAGGCAGAGCTGGAAACTGCCTACTTGGTAATTCTGAGggacccttaaagggacactgtagaggggtcaggggaaaatgagttgaagttacccggggcttctaatggtcccccacagacatcctgcgcccgcgcagccactccccaatgctctggccccgcctctggttcacttctggaatttcagactttaaagtctgaaaaccactgcccctgcgttgccgtgtactcactcccgctgatgtcaccaggagcatactgcgcaggcccggtatggtctgtgcctgtgccgtgcgctcctggtgacatcaggggaagcgaggacacagcaacacaggcgcagtggttttcagactttaaagaggaactccagcctaaacaaacatactgtcattaagttacattagttatgttaattaaaatagataggtaatataatctcttacccacactgttttaaaagaacaggcaaatgtttgatttcatgatggcagacatctttttggttgaaaggaggtgacagggagcatgagacacagttccaactgtcctgtgtcctgagcacctctcccagtagcTAGGCAACCTgattaacaacataggaaatcccatcatgctctgcacagcatcaggggaaaaaagcccaggctttttttctttgatgggtggagctaagCTAAAAATAAAGCTAAAAATaaagctttggtaagaaaaacaaagttctgatgctgtgaaactgtaaggcccggttcacacttgcggttctctgccaaacggacctggatgacctgaccggatccggaccggatctggatcggaactgtacggttctgatccggatccgatccggatccggtcaggttgcatcaggtgttcatcaggatgcaatccggatccgtttggcaaaagatagtagaaatagaataaaaatgttggggtctgggaggtcagcagaaggtggacctgtggaatcaggccctccgctgtttagcactcacctccacctccgacatactgccaacatctccagcacgtttaaaatcactgctgctccactccaaaatgcttgcccatgtgtccccatccaaaatcgccgcttcaatacgcataggaagtggggtagaacatccggatttttagccagtgtgttgtgcgctctccggttctcattggtttgtattggccggatggtgcagtccggctccgctccggatacggctgccggaggagccggaccaaaaaatagcgcatgttgggtcttatgccggagtccggatccggtccggatccggtccggacgaaacggacgcatgtgaacggacgcataggctttcattgctatgccgtgcgtccgttccgtccgttctgcatgcggtccggctccggcacggcgattccggacggcgaccgctaatgtgaaccgggccctaaagaaacacaaagccttttcagttctattgagtagatttttagtccggagcagGGCCGTCTCACCCATTAGGCAAGAATAAATTTTCGCCTGAGGCGCCGGGAGTGGAAAAGGCGCCACGCGGGGGACCGCTCACCGTGGCCACTactgcagtgtgtttttttttcattaaatgtcATGCTCGCGGTGGCGGCCACGCCTCTGCTGCCTTCTGGACCGCCCCCTCTCCTCTCTTAcagagcgagcagccgcacgAGTACTTTGTTTACTTCGTGCAgcgccgcctctaactccgccccccgccgtcAATCATGTACGTGCAGCCAGCGTGTGACGCACCAGGCATTCGGGTGCCACGCCGGCTGCAGACAGGAGTCTGTGTCCGCTTGATGTGTCCCCCTCAGATGCATAGGGAGGTGGGGGCAGGGTGGTCGCAGCCAAAGCCCAGTGACGGCGAGGAGgaggcatggacttcaaaggaagttGCTGCCGGCGGGGTCGGGTCGGGGAAGTGACTCTGGACGTCTGGTCCCGCCTCCTCCTTCATCCTCCAATGCAGCATCCAATCTCCCTCCACCGCCTCCTCCCTCTTCCAATGCGGCATCCGCATTCACTCATCTTTCTCCCTCCGATTCGCCCTGAAGTTGGACTGCGTGGCTGGCCGCCCCTGATCCCAGCGTGAGGACCTGGAAGCTAATCACTGCAGGAGATCCCCAGCTGCTAGCTAGTAAGCCAcatcaccctcctctccccccactgtcaccctccgcccctccccccactgtcatcctcctccccccactgtcatcctcctcccctccccccactgtgaccctcctctcctccccccactgtcaccctactctcctctgcactgacactcttctctcccccccaccactgtcaccctcctctcctccgcacTGTCACTCTTctatccccccacccccactgtcaccctcctctcctccccgcactgtcaccctcccctcctccccgcactgtcaccctcctctcccccccaccactgtcaccctcctctcctccgcacTGTCACTCTTctatccccccccacccccactgtcaccctcctctcctccccgcactgtcaccctcccctcctccccgcactgtcaccctcctctccccccaccactgtcaccctcctctcctctgcactGTAACTCCTATCCCccacccccactgtcaccctcctccccgcactgtcaccctcctctccccacccactgtcaccctccttctcttcaCTGTCACCTTTCCCTCCACCCAGTTTCACCTCCTCTTTCACTCTacttttccttcccactgtcaccctcctctccatcCAGTTTCAcctccactgtcaccctccttctccctaCTGTCACCTTCTTCTCCACCACACTGtcaccatcctcctcctcactgtcaCTCTCCTCCCCACACAGTTTCAcctccactgtcaccctcctctaacCCACTATCACCTTCCTCCTCACCCAGTGTTACCCTCCCATCCCACTAAGCAGTTCCatcccaccccaccagcacccaatGGGAGGGGGAACATTTAATGCATTTATGTCCTGAGGTTTGCTGCATTTAATATATTTGTGGGGTAACGTGTTTTTCACAGGAGTAAGATGTACCATTTGCTGTATTTAATGTTTACTGCATTTTATTGTGTGTGGGGTAATGTTTATTGCAttcctgtttgctgcatttcaagcGTTGGCGGTAGCGTTttttgcatttcaagtgtcggcGGTAATGggggttgcatttcaagtgtcggaaAGATCGTTGGCTGCGTTACAAGTGTCGGAGGTAGTGGTGGCTGCATTACAAGTGTCGGAGGTAGTGGTGGCTGCATTACAAGTGTCGGAGGTAGTGGTGGCTGCATTACAAGTGTCGGAGGTAGTGGTGGCTGCATTTCAAATGTCAGAGGTTGTGAGTTGGTTTGAGCTGTCACTAGGTGTAGGTGGACAAACTGTAAGTTTTGAGGCTAAGTTTGAAtgacgcagctgctgcagcaccactgATGATGATATCAGCAGCAAGCAATCATGCTGTCTGCGGtgatgctgcagcattgctgctgCTGAATCTTAGCCTCAGTCAGAAAGAGACGACACACTACaacatttttttacttacccggggcttcctcctgccccatagcatggatgcgtccctggcAGTCATCCCGTTGCCCTCTGTTTGTCCGCAATcatccctggtaactggctcagttgggaCCAGTCTGAGTCAGCCAGGGCCTTCTGGTCATGCAGGATACCTTTAAGGATATAGcgtttgtttgtgtgtggtggggggcacagaggggagGGGACTAAGGGCTGGCGCTACagtatgtggtggggggggggggggggtgcccacaggttttcttgcctggagtgacaaaatggctagaaacgcccctggtccggaggttcactttaaagtctgaaattccagaagtgaaccagaggcggggccggagcatctgtgagtggctgcgcgggcacaggatgcctgtgggggaccattagaagccccgggtaacttcaactcattttcctctgacCCCCCACAGGTGCCCAAGGAGATCCTGTCCTTACAGAAAATTGACACTTACTTTAGTGAGCTTTTAACTTCCTAAAAGGCAGTTGGAAATGCATTGGTTATTAAAGTCAACACACATCTTGCGTAGCTGACTATTAATTTTACTTACTGTTTCTAAACTCAACATGACCACAGCGTCTCTCATAGCCCGTGCAAATCATTTTGCAAGTCTCAGATGTTGGCGGATCACACAATGGACAAACCATTCCGTTTATATTTGTAGATGTTACTGGCACTAAAATAGACATCAATAGGATTGTTAACAATCTATCCACAATATTTTATTGAGCTGTTGattgattaaagcggacctgaactcagaacttcctctctactctaaaagataattaACAGCATaaggacctttaaagaaaaacatttctttgttagaaCTGttacaaatccttcaataaatctacagtgtgtctacttcatgctttcctggaagcagacaGTGTTAtcatcatgtgtttacaaattagcttctctgccgaggcagccagctgacacagctgagagttcaaattacatttgtaattgggggggggattagacaggctaaactctctaaatacatacagggtgcatttctctatgtttta
Encoded here:
- the LOC137531687 gene encoding phospholipase A2 inhibitor and Ly6/PLAUR domain-containing protein-like, with protein sequence MKSLLLLLSLLLSLVTLGYSVTCYECFDKTTTSCTGVVKECDSGICMSGLISLFGDGTLFGRSCAPSEASCGVSGTMTSPKGVAKISTSCCKTSNCTPAALRMPVTSTNINGMVCPLCDPPTSETCKMICTGYERRCGHVEFRNSGPLQDINVNGCATDSFCSFENQTFDISGVVFHLGIVCGSVPTAHLQHFSFFLSLVLVSDMMI